The following proteins are co-located in the Camelina sativa cultivar DH55 chromosome 12, Cs, whole genome shotgun sequence genome:
- the LOC104731598 gene encoding uncharacterized protein LOC104731598 — protein sequence MSSSDSYIPGDDSSNSQPIPSCESVTPPPNVETLMVTLTEESEAFAKKLIEDVKGFVNSRTTSREELKAMIRCLKRCILNLNSSLEAEGLAVDTSVVQPKANNLEGRHIEEYRDDANELWRFLKSHTLENYLTALHPLPTTESSEALRTLQIIRTEVRYCENLIDRVMYEGYNCINLDEEDDEEEEEEEEVDDDDDDDDDE from the exons ATTCCTACATTCCAGGTGATGATTCATCAAATTCGCAACCTATTCCTTCTTGTGAAAGTGTAACCCCTCCACCAAATGTAGAAACATTGATGGTGACTTTGACTGAAGAGTCCGAAGCTTTTGCCAAGAAGCTTATTGAAGATGTGAAAGGATTTGTCAATAGCAGG acTACATCTAGAGAGGAACTAAAGGCTATGATCAGATGCCTTAAGAGATGCATCCTGAATTTGAACTCGAGTTTGGAGGCAGAAGGATTAGCAGTTGATACCTCGGTGGTTCAACCTAAGGCCAACAACTTGGAAGGAAGACACATCGAGGAGTATAGAGACGACGCAAACGAGCTTTGGAGATTTCTGAAGAGTCATACACTGGAGAACTACTTAACTGCTTTGCATCCTCTTCCTACAACTGAAAGTAGCGAGGCCTTGCGAACTCTTCAAATCATCAGAACTGAGGTGCGTTATTGTGAAAATCTAATTGATCGAGTGATGTATGAAGGTTATAATTGCATAAATCTGGATGAGGAAGatgacgaggaggaggaggaggaggaggaggtagatgatgatgatgatgatgatgatgatgaatga
- the LOC104731600 gene encoding multiple RNA-binding domain-containing protein 1-like yields the protein MSRICVKNLPKHVKEDQLRDVFSQKGEITDAKLMRSIDGKSRQFAFIGYRSAEEAQEAIKYFNKSFLDTSRIFVEIAHKVGDENAPRPWSRISRKKEEKINEDNEKSSSELLKSGNAKGGKQRKPEVHDPEFQEFLEVHQRGKSKIWSNDVSIPPAPEQTVKEKVLVKKADEPTVSNSAKPKKVKRSSDTEKAQESKAVAPTDDVSDMDYFKSRIKKNLSDSDSDSETDSSEDEDEDDDDDDLVGNDDGKDDEDGHDADIRNFPIDGDFEADGVDKDDDGDAMEVEADGKGAQEFKADSDDVLDTGRLFVRNLPYTATEEELMEHFSEFGEISEVHLVLDKETKRSKGIAYILYPIPECAARAMEELDNSIFQGRLLHILPAKHRETSDKQVNDTSNLPKTFKQKREEQRKASEAGGNTKAWNSLFMRPDTILENIVRVYGVSKSELLDREAEDPAVRLALGETKVIADTKEAFAKAGVNVTSLEEFAKGNGDEKSRSKHILLVKNLPFASTEKELAQMFGKFGSLDKIVLPPTKTMALVVFLEPAEARAAIKGMAYKRYIDGPLYLEWAPANILESDNNEKKSDDVGENDVRRVNLEQQVEIDPDVTESNVLHVKNLSFKTTDESLKKHLTKLVKQGKILSAKIIKHVKNGKTLSRGYGFVEFDSVETATSVYRDLQGTVLDGHALILKFCENKRSDKVGKDSGKDKTSTKLHVKNVAFEATKNELKQLFSPFGQIKSLRLPKRNMGQYAGFAFVEFVTKQEASNAKRALASTHFYGRHLVLEWAEDDNSMEAIRKRSAAKMDQDNGNAKRRKSIKVVDESSMKFERIAE from the exons aT GTCGAGGATATGCGTTAAGAATTTGCCCAAACATGTGAAAGAGGATCAACTTCGAGATGTCTTTTCACAGAAAGGAGAAATCACTGATGCCAAATTGATGCGTTCCAT tGATGGTAAGAGTAGACAATTTGCTTTTATTGGATATCGTAGTGctgaagaagctcaagaagCTATTAAGTATTTCAACAAGTCTTTTCTTGACACTTCTCGTATATTTGTTGAG ATTGCCCATAAAGTCGGAGATGAGAACGCTCCTCGTCCATGGAGTCGTATTTCTcgtaagaaagaagagaaaattaatGAGGATAATGAAAAATCGTCTAgtgaacttttaaaaagtgGTAATGCTAAAGGAGGCAAACAGAGGAAACCAGAGGTTCATGATCCTGAGTTCCAGGAATTTCTTGAGGTTCATCAGAGGGGTAAGTCGAAAATCTGGTCCAATGACGTGTCCATTCCTCCTGCCCCTGAACAAACCGTTAAAGAGAAGGTCTTGGTGAAGAAAGCCGATGAGCCAACGGTTTCCAATAGTGCTAAGCCTAAGAAAGTTAAAAGATCATCTGATACTGAAAAGGCTCAAGAGAGCAAAGCTGTAGCTCCCactgatgatgtttctgataTGGATTACTTCAAGAGTAGGATTAAGAAAAATCTGTCGGATTCGGACAGTGATAGTGAAACTGATAGtagtgaagatgaagatgaagatgatgatgatgatgatcttgtgGGGAATGATGATggtaaagatgatgaagatggtcATGATGCTGATATTCGTAATTTTCCTATTGATGGAGATTTTGAAGCTGATGGAGttgataaagatgatgatggcGATGCCATGGAAGTAGAAGCTGATGGCAAGGGGGCTCAAGAATTTAAAGCTGACAGTGATGATGTTCTTGACACTGGTCGCCTTTTCGTCCGTAACCTGCCTTACACTGCAAC AGAAGAAGAGCTTATGGAACATTTTAGCGAATTTGGTGAGATATCAGAAGTCCATCTTGTTCTTGACAAGGAGACGAAAAGGTCCAAAGGAATTGCCTACATCCTTTACCCGATTCCGGAATGTGCGGCAAG GGCAATGGAGGAATTAGATAACTCAATTTTCCAGGGCCGGTTGTTGCATATTTTGCCAGCCAAGCACCGTGAAACGTCTGATAAACAAGT GAATGACACTTCTAACCTGCCAAAAACATTcaagcaaaagagagaggaaCAAAGAAAGGCATCGGAAGCTGGTGGAAATACAAAAGCTTGGAATAGTTTATTCATGCGACCCGATACT ATTCTAGAAAATATAGTCAGGGTGTATGGTGTAAGCAAAAGTGAGTTACTTGACCGTGAAGCTGAAGATCCTGCTGTGCGCCTTGCTTTGGGAGAAACAAAAGTGATTGCGGATACCAAAGAAGCCTTTGCTAAAGCTGGAGTAAATGTTACCTCTTTGGAAGAATTTGCTAAAGGGAATGGTGATGAGAAGAGCCGAAGCAAACATATCCTCTTAGTAAAGAATTTGCCGTTTGCTTCCACTGAAAAGGAACTGGCTCAAATGTTTGGAAAATTTGGAAGTCTAGACAAAATTGTCCTCCCTCCGACGAAGACGATGGCCTTG GTTGTTTTCCTTGAGCCGGCTGAGGCACGTGCAGCTATTAAGGGAATGGCATACAAGCGTTACAT AGATGGCCCCTTGTATCTGGAGTGGGCTCCTGCAAATATTCTTGAGTCTGATAACAATGAAAAGAAGAGTGATGATGTTGGAGAAAATGATGTGAGAAGAGTCAACTTGGAGCAGCAGGTTGAAATCGATCCAGATGTAACTGAG TCAAATGTCCTTCATGTTAAGAATCTGAGCTTCAAGACAACTGATGAGAGTTTAAAGAAGCATTTGACTAAACTGGTGAAGCAGGGAAAGATTCTGAGTGCCAAG ATTATAAAGCATGTaaagaatgggaagactctttcACGCGGTTATGGTTTTGTAGAATTCGACTCTGTAGAGACAGCCACCAGTGTCTACAGAGATCTACAg GGGACTGTTCTGGATGGGCATGCTTTGATCCTGAAATTCTGCGAAAACAAGCGGAGTGACAAGGTTGGAAAAGATTCAGGCAAGGACAAAACTTCAACAAAGTTACATGTGAAAAATGTAGCTTTTGAGGCAACCAAGAATGAACTAAAACAGCTCTTCAGTCCATTTGGACAG ATAAAGAGTCTGAGGCTTCCAAAGAGGAATATGGGGCAATATGCTGGTTTTGCTTTTGTTGAATTCGTGACAAAGCAAGAAGCCTCAAATGCTAAAAGAGCATTGGCCAGCACCCATTTCTACGGACGCCATTTG GTGCTCGAGTGGGCCGAAGATGACAATAGCATGGAAGCGATCAGAAAGCGTTCTGCTGCCAAGATGGACCAAGACAACGGTAatgcaaagagaagaaaaagcatTAAAGTTGTTGATGAAAGCAGCATGAAGTTTGAGAGAATAGCTGAGTAG
- the LOC104731602 gene encoding cyclin-T1-4-like, which produces MAGVLAGDCSYGESGISAYSKNSNEKQDEVSRWYFGRKEIEENSPSRLDSIDLKKETYLRKSYCTFLQDLGMRLKVPQVTIATAIIFCHRFFIRQSHARNDRRTIATVCMFLAGKVEETPRPLKDVIVVSYEIIHKKDPTTAQKIKQKEVYEQQKELILSGEKIVLSTLGFDFNVHHPYKPLVEAIKKFKVAQNALAQVAWNFVNDGLRTSLCLQFKPHHIAAGAIFLAAKFLKVKLPSDGEKVWWQEFDVTPRQLEDVSNQMLELYEQNRVPASQGSEVESSVGGGSAHNGGSRPISARSTHEHSNSDNHGGLSKATQNRNNDNGSGEAGSVITEQKGERDTETKDSLHTENHPAHKSRSGVEAPGKEKTEKAAGAQLPKDDKSRVVDTGDAPVSQSPKDLKLLRDTVKAKLEAKKFQGERTRKKDLVDEDDLIERELEDVELAVEDDKDIQNKSSEINHMGTEHGEILDGKHLVGGNTEEGEMVDDVSSTMPSRKRKMGSPCEKQLGEGKRRHNNSENVEESHKTN; this is translated from the exons ATGGCTGGAGTATTAGCTGGGGATTGTTCATATGGGGAGAGTGGCATTTCAGCTTACTCCAAGAATTCTAATGAGAAGCAGGACGAGGTTTCCCGTTGGTATTTTGgaagaaaagaaatagaagaaaactcTCCGTCGAGGTTGGATAGTATTGACTTAAAGAAGGAAACATACCTCCGCAAGTCATACTGTACATTTCTGCAGGACTTAGGCATGCGACTGAAAGT tCCGCAGGTTACAATAGCTACAGCAATAATATTCTGCCATCGATTCTTCATTCGCCAGTCACATGCTAGGAATGACAGAAGG ACGATTGCTACAGTCTGCATGTTCCTTGCTGGAAAAGTCGAAGAAACTCCAAGGCCGTTAAAAGATGTTATTGTTGTCTCCTATGAGATAATACACAAGAAGGATCCTACTACTGCACAGAAGATCAAGCAAAAG GAAGTATATGAGCAACAAAAAGAGCTTATACTTAGTGGAGAAAAGATTGTGCTTTCTACGCTGGGGTTTGACTTCAATGTTCATCATCCTTATAAACCTCTTGTAGAAGCGATAAAGAAATTTAAGGTCGCACAGAATGCTCTGGCCCAAGTTGCATGGAATTTTGTTAACGATGG TCTGCGGACGTCACTCTGCCTGCAATTTAAGCCTCACCACATTGCGGCGGGAGCAATTTTTCTTGCTGCGAAGTTCCTTAAAGTGAAATTACCATCAGATGGAGAGAAGGTTTGGTGGCAAGAATTTGACGTCACACCTCGACAACTGGAGG ACGTTAGCAACCAAATGCTTGAGCTGTATGAGCAAAACCGTGTTCCTGCATCTCAAGGAAGCGAAGTCGAAAGTAGTGTAGGTGGAGGCTCAGCTCATAATGGTGGGTCTAGGCCAATATCAGCACGTTCAACTCATGAACATTCAAATTCTGATAATCACGGGGGTTTGTCAAAAGCTACACAAAACCGGAACAATGATAATGGGAGTGGTGAGGCAGGTAGTGTCATTACCGAGCAGAAGGGGGAAAGAGATACAGAAACGAAAGATAGCCTGCATACGGAGAATCATCCAGCCCATAAGTCTAGGTCGGGAGTTGAGGCACCTGGGaaggaaaaaacagagaaagcagCAGGTGCACAGCTTCCAAAAGATGATAAATCTAGAGTTGTTGATACAGGTGATGCCCCGGTCAGCCAGTCCCCAAAAGACTTAAAATTGCTTAGAGATACGGTGAAGGCTAAACTAGAGGCTAAGAAGTTCCAAGGTGAGAGGACGAGGAAAAAGGATTTGGTAGATGAGGATGATTTGATCGAAAGAGAACTGGAAGACGTGGAATTAGCTGTTGAGGATGACAAAGATATACAAAACAAGAGCTCGGAAATCAATCACATGGGTACAGAACATGGCGAGATTCTTGATGGAAAGCACTTGGTGGGGGGAAATACTGAGGAAGGTGAAATGGTAGATGATGTTTCTTCAACAATGCCTAGCCGTAAGAGAAAAATGGGAAGCCCTTGTGAAAAACAGTTAGGAGAAGGAAAGAGGCGACACAATAACAGTGAGAATGTTGAAGAAAGTCACAAGACAAACTGA
- the LOC104731603 gene encoding dnaJ homolog subfamily C member 17-like, which translates to MECNKVEAIKAMDIAKRKIAENDYNGAKKLANKAQNLYPKLDGLKQVMMLIDVYISAGNKIIGGDLDWYGILGVDPLADEEVVKKQYKRLALLLHPDKNKCEGAEGAFKLVLAAWCLLSDKVKRIAYDQKRKLNEVKPKRSRKQKQPPKKPPNQPKQPPNQPKQPPNQPKPPPKQQKQPPNQQKEPPNQPKQPPNQPRQSPNQPKQPPNQPSSSGRSRSNKPTSKVSTFWTMCNKCRAEYEYVRVFFLNKSVLCRNCRGTFKATEKEKTPTEKEEAQQATNKNTNGASSSRKDSSISTMGSFNSGNVANQAEERGKREVREPEEATRGISNSEVEERVFKKLRTDDYAEASSGIKV; encoded by the coding sequence ATGGAATGCAACAAGGTGGAAGCTATAAAAGCAATGGATATTGCCAAGAGGAAAATTGCGGAGAATGATTACAACGGGGCGAAGAAACTAGCAAACAAGGCTCAGAATTTGTATCCAAAGCTTGACGGGTTGAAACAAGTTATGATGTTGATCGATGTTTATATCTCGGCAGGAAACAAAATCATTGGAGGAGACCTTGATTGGTATGGAATTCTTGGTGTTGATCCATTGGCTGATGAAGAAGTAGTGAAGAAACAATATAAGAGGCTAGCTCTTTTGCTTCATCCTGACAAGAACAAGTGTGAAGGCGCAGAGGGTGCGTTTAAACTTGTTTTGGCTGCTTGGTGTCTATTATCTGATAAGGTTAAGAGAATTGCTTATGATCAGAAAAGGAAGCTGAACGAAGTTAAACCAAAAAGGAGTCGGAAGCAGAAACAGCCACCAAAGAAACCACCAAATCAGCCTAAACAGCCACCAAACCAGCCTAAACAGCCACCAAATCAGCCTAAACCGCCACCAAAGCAGCAGAAACAGCCACCAAACCAGCAGAAAGAACCACCAAATCAGCCGAAGCAACCACCAAACCAGCCGAGGCAATCACCAAACCAGCCGAAACAACCACCAAACCAGCCAAGTTCTAGTGGTAGATCGAGAAGCAATAAGCCCACTTCAAAAGTCAGTACCTTTTGGACAATGTGCAACAAATGCAGGGCAGAATATGAGTATGTGAGGGTTTTTTTCCTTAACAAGTCCGTGCTTTGTCGAAATTGCCGTGGCACTTTTAAGGCAactgagaaagagaaaacaccAACCGAGAAAGAGGAAGCAcagcaagcaacaaacaaaaacacaaatggTGCTTCTTCTAGTAGGAAAGACTCTTCTATATCAACAATGGGTAGTTTCAACAGCGGAAATGTGGCAAATCAAGCAGAAGAAAGAGGGAAAAGAGAGGTTAGGGAGCCAGAAGAAGCTACAAGAGGAATTTCAAATTCTGAAGTAGAAGAGAGGGTTTTTAAGAAGCTTAGGACAGATGACTATGCAGAGGCAAGTAGTGGTATCAAGGTGTGA
- the LOC104733477 gene encoding protein spalten-like has translation MECNKDEARRAIDIAERKISANDYDGAKKFVNKAERQPASSQKQKPPKPREPERQPESSQKQKTPKPREPERQPKSSQKQKTPKPREPECQPESSQKQKTPKPREPECQPESSQKQKDAQEKFNRSFEELKKDIDAASAAYAASAAADAADVERLSKISDAVERLSKIADSVEEGLSKILEEIKSTTCEAERLFKRPMNTGNATFEAESLFKRRKRKLYF, from the coding sequence ATGGAGTGTAACAAGGACGAAGCTAGAAGAGCGATTGATATCGCCGAGAGGAAAATCTCAGCGAATGATTACGATGGGGCTAAGAAATTCGTAAACAAGGCGGAGCGTCAGCCTGCGTCTTCGCAGAAACAGAAGCCACCGAAGCCACGCGAGCCTGAGCGTCAGCCTGAGTCTTCGCAGAAACAGAAAACACCGAAGCCACGCGAGCCTGAGCGTCAGCCTAAGTCTTCGCAGAAACAGAAAACACCGAAGCCACGCGAGCCTGAGTGTCAGCCTGAGTCTTCGCAGAAACAGAAAACACCGAAGCCACGCGAGCCTGAGTGTCAGCCTGAGTCTTCACAGAAACAGAAGGATGCACAAGAAAAATTTAATAGATCTTTTGAGGAACTAAAGAAAGACATTGATGCTGCTTCTGCTGCTTATgctgcttctgctgctgctgatgctgCTGATGTAGAGAGACTTTCTAAGATTTCTGATGCTGTAGAGAGACTTTCTAAGATTGCTGATTCTGTTGAAGAGGGACTTTCTAAGATTTTGGAGGAAATAAAGTCCACTACTTGTGAAGCAGAGAGGCTTTTCAAGAGGCCGATGAACACAGGGAATGCAACTTTTGAAGCAGAGAGTCTTTTCAAAAGGAGGAAACGCAAACTCTACTTTTGA
- the LOC104731604 gene encoding uncharacterized protein LOC104731604 isoform X1, with product MEHHHHHHHHQRDDGYEGRQKFGGPPPGNNFPDALPQPPPPFCHVSHVGHHSSNEPYPPDHHRYGAHPPPDLTLESHTVASFTNAHHWYKDEKYSTRVKDADGHPCFALVNKATGEAMKHSVGATHPVQKFFSNFIL from the exons ATggaacaccaccaccaccaccaccaccaccaacgcGACGACGGCTATGAAGGTCGTCAAAAATTTGGGGGACCACCGCCGGGCAACAATTTCCCCGATGCTCTACCACAACCGCCGCCTCCGTTTTGTCATGTGAGCCATGTCGGTCATCACTCTTCCAATGAACCCTACCCGCCGGATCACCACCGTTACGGAGCTCATCCGCCGCCTGATTTGACGCTAGAGAGCCACACTG tTGCTTCCTTTACGAATGCGCATCACTGGTACAAAGATGAGAAGTACAGCACTCGGGTGAAGGATGCAGACGGTCATCCTTGTTTTGCTCTTGTAAACAAGGCTACTGGTGAAGCAATGAAGCATTCTGTGGGAGCTACCCATCCT GTGCAGAAGTTTTTCTCAAATTTCATCTTATGA
- the LOC104731604 gene encoding uncharacterized histidine-rich protein DDB_G0274557-like isoform X2, translating into MEHHHHHHHHQRDDGYEGRQKFGGPPPGNNFPDALPQPPPPFCHVSHVGHHSSNEPYPPDHHRYGAHPPPDLTLESHTDEKYSTRVKDADGHPCFALVNKATGEAMKHSVGATHPVQKFFSNFIL; encoded by the exons ATggaacaccaccaccaccaccaccaccaccaacgcGACGACGGCTATGAAGGTCGTCAAAAATTTGGGGGACCACCGCCGGGCAACAATTTCCCCGATGCTCTACCACAACCGCCGCCTCCGTTTTGTCATGTGAGCCATGTCGGTCATCACTCTTCCAATGAACCCTACCCGCCGGATCACCACCGTTACGGAGCTCATCCGCCGCCTGATTTGACGCTAGAGAGCCACACTG ATGAGAAGTACAGCACTCGGGTGAAGGATGCAGACGGTCATCCTTGTTTTGCTCTTGTAAACAAGGCTACTGGTGAAGCAATGAAGCATTCTGTGGGAGCTACCCATCCT GTGCAGAAGTTTTTCTCAAATTTCATCTTATGA
- the LOC104731606 gene encoding dnaJ homolog subfamily B member 14-like encodes MECNKEEARRAIDIAEKKISANDYDGAKKFVNKAERLYPQLEGLKQVLMTIDVYISASDKINGESDWYGVLGVDPLADDEAVKKRYKKLALLLHPDKNRFNGAEGAFKLVLQACDLLSDKIKRSAYDQKRKSKQVEQKTPKKSSTTFEAERPFKKRTTSGDANSTFEAERLFKKPMKTENENSTFEAERLFRNPMATGDLNSTYDLEWLFNRGNTNSTFEAEWLFKGGNANSTFEAEWLFKKPMKTENENSTFEAEMLFRNPMATGDLNSTYDAEWLFRQM; translated from the coding sequence ATGGAGTGTAACAAGGAGGAAGCTAGAAGAGCGATTGATATCGCCGAGAAGAAAATCTCAGCGAATGATTACGATGGAGCAAAGAAATTCGTAAACAAGGCGGAGCGTCTGTATCCGCAACTTGAAGGTTTGAAACAAGTGTTGATGACGATCGATGTTTATATCTCTGCGTCAGACAAAATCAACGGAGAATCTGATTGGTATGGAGTTCTCGGTGTAGATCCTTTGGCTGACGATGAAGCTGTCAAGAAACGTTACAAGAAGTTGGCTCTTTTGCTTCATCCGGACAAGAACAGGTTTAACGGTGCTGAAGGCGCATTTAAACTGGTTTTACAAGCTTGTGATTTGTTATCTGATAAGATTAAGAGAAGCGCGTATGACCAAAAAAGGAAATCGAAACAAGTTGAACAGAAAACACCGAAGAAAAGCTCCACTACTTTTGAAGCAGAGAGGCCTTTCAAGAAGCGGACGACAAGTGGAGATGCAAACTCTACTTTTGAAGCAGAGAGGCTTTTCAAGAAGCCGATgaaaacagagaatgaaaaCTCTACTTTTGAAGCAGAGAGGCTTTTCAGGAATCCCATGGCAACAGGAGACCTCAACTCTACTTATGACTTAGAGTGGCTTTTTAATCGAGGAAACACAAACTCTACTTTTGAGGCAGAGTGGCTTTTCAAAGGTGGAAACGCAAACTCTACTTTTGAAGCAGAGTGGCTTTTCAAAAAGCCGATgaaaacagagaatgaaaaCTCTACTTTTGAAGCAGAGATGCTTTTCAGGAATCCGATGGCAACAGGAGACCTCAACTCTACTTATGACGCAGAGTGGCTTTTCAGACAGATGTGA
- the LOC104733478 gene encoding dnaJ homolog subfamily B member 14-like, with translation MECNKEDAIKAMDIAKRKIAENDYNGAKKLANKAQNLYPKLDGLKQVMMLIDVYISLGWKQNHCKESKQTMESNEEEAKIAMDTAEKKLSENDYNGAKTFVDKAKKLYPNLDGLKQVLRMIDVYIFASNKINGEADWYGVLNVDPLSDDEAVKKQYKKLALLLHPDKNRFNGAEGAFKLDPSEPHEYESGSRYRSEPEPEQPDPDSSWKQENPWEPEEVIFFWTCFVATEIIPEMVDGRPVYRFSAKFQRTSESTSDDASSSNTSDSDSANQAEENILPATSARGDEKEA, from the exons ATGGAATGCAACAAGGAGGACGCTATAAAGGCAATGGATATTGCCAAGAGGAAAATTGCGGAGAATGATTACAACGGGGCGAAGAAACTAGCAAACAAGGCTCAGAATTTGTATCCAAAGCTTGATGGGTTGAAACAAGTTATGATGTTGATTGATGTTTATATCTCTCTCGGCTGGAAACAAAATCATTGCAA AGAAAGTAAACAAACAATGGAATCTAACGAGGAAGAAGCCAAAATAGCAATGGATACGGCTGAGAAGAAACTCTCGGAGAATGATTACAATGGAGCGAAAACATTCGTCGACAAGGCTAAGAAATTGTATCCAAACCTTGATGGTTTGAAACAAGTGTTGAGGATGATCGATGTTTATATCTTTGCATCAAACAAGATCAACGGAGAAGCTGACTGGTACGGAGTTCTCAACGTAGATCCTTTATCTGATGATGAAGCGGTGAAGAAACAGTACAAGAAGCTGGCTCTTTTGCTTCATCCGGACAAGAACAGGTTTAATGGCGCTGAAGGCGCGTTTAAGCTG GATCCATCAGAGCCACACGAATACGAGTCCGGGTCCAGGTACAGATCCGAGCCTGAGCCTGAGCAGCCTGATCCTGATTCTTCATGGAAACAGGAAAATCCATGGGAACCAGAGGAAGTCATTTTCTTTTGGACA TGTTTCGTTGCGACCGAGATCATTCCAGAGATGGTCGATGGGAGGCCAGTCTACAGATTTAGTGCCAAGTTTCAACGAACAAGCGAAAGTACAAGtgatgatgcttcttcttcgaaCACTTCAGATTCTGATAGCGCAAATCAAGCAGAAGAAAATATTCTTCCAGCTACTTCTGCTAGAGGTGATGAAAAGGAAGCATAG
- the LOC104733479 gene encoding chaperone protein dnaJ 49-like: MTIDVYISASNKINGESDWYGVLGIDPLADDEAVKKRYKKLALLLHPDKNRFHGAEGAFKLVLQACDLLSDKVKRSAYDQKKKSKQVYQTTPKKSSTTFEAERPFKKRTTSGDANSTFEAERLFKKSMKTENENSTFEAERLFRNPMATGDLKSTYDLEWLFNRGNANSTFEAERLFKKPKKTENANSTFEAEMLFKNPETSTLHMT; the protein is encoded by the coding sequence ATGACGATCGATGTTTATATCTCTGCGTCTAACAAAATCAACGGAGAGTCTGATTGGTATGGAGTTCTCGGTATAGATCCTTTGGCTGACGATGAAGCTGTGAAGAAACGTTACAAGAAGTTAGCTCTTTTGCTTCATCCAGACAAGAACAGGTTTCACGGTGCTGAAGGCGCGTTTAAGTTGGTGTTACAAGCTTGTGATTTGTTATCTGATAAGGTTAAGAGAAGCGCgtatgaccaaaaaaagaaatcgaaACAAGTTTACCAGACAACACCGAAGAAAAGCTCCACTACTTTTGAAGCAGAGAGGCCTTTCAAGAAGCGGACGACAAGTGGAGATGCAAACTCTACTTTTGAAGCAGAGAGGCTTTTCAAGAAGTCGATgaaaacagagaatgaaaaCTCTACTTTTGAAGCAGAGAGGCTTTTCAGGAATCCCATGGCAACAGGAGACCTCAAGTCTACTTATGACTTAGAGTGGCTTTTTAATCGAGGAAACGCAAACTCTACTTTTGAAGCAGAGAGGCTTTTCAAGAAGCcgaagaaaacagagaatgcAAACTCTACTTTTGAAGCAGAGATGCTTTTCAAGAATCCGGAGACCTCAACTCTACATATGACTTAG